The Novosphingobium aromaticivorans DSM 12444 genome segment CCCGCCCGAGACGGACGCGCACCGCCGCGCGCACCAGCGCCCGCAGCGGCTGGACGATCGTTCGCGCGAGGAACAGCGAAAGCTGGACCGACAGCAACAGCGCAATGCCGATGATGATGACCAGCGTCTGGCGGGCATCGCGGACCGACTGGGTGATGTCGAGCGCGTTGCGCAGCGTGAGCAGGACTTCGCCCCTCGTCCCCACCGGCGTCGCGGCAGTGATGACCGGCGTGCGGTCTGGCGCATAGCGGAGGAACACCTCGGTTTGCCCCGATACCCGCGCGGCGCGAATTTCGGGCCATTGCCCGGCGGGCTGTTCGGCGGTGTCGCTGTAACGCTCGACACTGGGCGCATTGACGATGAAGTCCACGCCCCGGTCGAGCAGCCGCGCCGCCTTCTGGTACCACGGCTCGCTTTCCGGATCGACGAGCGCGAACGACGGCGGGGCAAGCGCGAAGCTGTCCGCCTCCAGCCGGCTTTCGGCGTCGTAGAGCCGCAGGCGCAGCACCTGCTCCTGCCCGATCCGGACCAGCAGGCGCCGCCGTTCGGCCATCGGCGTTTCGTCAAGCGCGTCTGCCGCGATCTCGGCTTCGGCCCGGGCGAGCTTGAAGCGTTCGTCGATAAGCTGGGTGCGATAGCTGTCGAGATAGAAGAAGCCACCCGCGAGCAGCGCCAGCGCTATCACGTTGACGAAAAGGATGCGGGTGGTGAGCGAAACGCCGCGGATACGCGGCAGACGCCTCAACCGGGGCCTGGGAAGCGGGGCCTCGTCACTCCTCGGCAAAGCTGTACCCTGCCCCGTATAGCGTCTCGATGGCGCCGAAGGCCGGGTCGGCCACGCGGAACTTGCGGCGCAGGCGCTTGATGTGGCTGTCTATCGTCCGGTCATCGACGAAAACGTCGTCATGATAGGCCGCGTCCATGAGCTGGTTGCGCGTCTTGACCACGCCTGGCCGAACCGCGAGCGCCTCGAGGATCAGGAACTCGGTGACGGTGAGCGATACCGGCGCATCGTTCCACGTCACGGCGTGGCGGGCCGGGTCCATCACCAGCCTTCCGCGCCGGATGGGTTCCGGCAAGGGTTCGCCAGGTTGCTCCTCCTCGGCCTCGCGCCGCACGATCTCGCTCCGCCGCAGGATAGCCTTGATCCGCGCCACCAGAAGGCGCTGGCTGAACGGCTTTGCGATATAGTCGTCAGCGCCCATGGACAGGCCAAGCGCCTCGTCCGCCTCGTCGTCCTTGCTGGTCAGGAAGATCAGCGGCAGCTCGCTCTTCTCGCGCAGCCGGCGCAGGAGTTCGAGCCCGTCCATGCGCGGCATCTTGATGTCGCACACGGCAAGGTCGGGCGGGTTTTCCAGCATGGCCTTCAGCGCCGTGTCGCCATCGTTGTAGAGACGGGTGGCGAAGCCTTCGGTCTGCAATGCGATCGAAACCGTGGTCAGGATGTTGCGGTCGTCATCCACCAGCGCGATCGTTCGCGGCGCATCGGGCGCTTCCGGGCGGACGGATTGCGGGGTGACCATGGTGGGGCTGGATACCGGTAGCCGGCAAAGCTTGCAACTTTCTGCCGAAAAGGCACCACGAAACGAAGTTGCACGACACGCAACTTGCTGCGCAAAAATCTTCGTTGTCCTGTGCCATTTGACGCAGCAATTGCAGGACACTATGCGCGATCCGAGAATCAGCGCATTCGTATTCGCAATCCGTGCGTAGGGCGGCATGTCGCTGCTCGTGCGCCACCAACGGGAGGCCCCAAGTGTCCGATACCACCCTGAACGTGTCCCTCGCCAGCCAGGGCTACCCTGAACCGGCCGAGCTGTTCGCCAACCTCGGCACCGCGCCCCTGGTGGAACACGCCGTCCGCAACGGCGAAGGCCTGCTCTGCGTCGATGGCCCGCTGGTGGTCGAGACCGGCAAGCACACCGGCCGCTCGGCCAAGGACAAGTTCATCGTCCGCGATGCCGAAACCGAAAACACCGTCTGGTGGGGCAAGACCAACGTCGCGATGTCGCCCGAGCACTTCGCCGCGCTCAAGGCCGACTTCATCAAGGCGCTGGGCGAGAAGGATCGCCTCTACGTTGCCGACCTGTTCGGCGGCAGCCAGCCGGAGCACCGCGTCAAGGTGCGCGTGATCAACGAACTCGCGTGGCACAACCTGTTCATCCGCACCCTGCTGGTGCGCCCGACCACCGACGAGCTGGCCTCGTTCGTGCCGGAATACACGATCATCGACCTGCCTAGCTTCCGCGCCGACCCGGCTCGCCACGGCAGCCGCAGCGAGACCGTGATCGCGGTGAACTTCACCGAAAAGCTGATTCTGATCGGCGGCACGGCCTATGCCGGCGAGATGAAGAAATCGGTCTTCGGCATCCTCAACTACCTGCTGCCGGTAAAGGGCGTGATGCCGATGCACTGCTCGGCCAACGTCGGCCCCGACGGCAAGACCGCCGTATTCTTCGGCCTTTCCGGCACCGGCAAGACCACGCTTTCGGCCGATGCTTCGCGCACGCTCATCGGTGACGACGAGCATGGCTGGTCCGACACCGCCGTGTTCAACTTCGAAGGCGGCTGCTACGCCAAGATGATCCGCCTCTCGGCCGAAGCCGAACCGGAAATCTTCGCGACGACCAAGCGCTTCGGCACCGTGCTCGAGAACGTCGTGATCGATCCGGTCACCCGCACGATCGACCTCGACGACAACAGCCTCGCCGAGAACAGCCGCGGTTCCTACCCGATCGACTTCATCCCGAACGCGAGCGAGGAAAACCTCGGCCCGGTTCCGGCCAACCTGATCTTCCTCACCGCCGATGCCTATGGCGTCCTGCCCCCGATCGCGCGCCTCACGCCTGACCAGGCAATGTACCACTTCCTCTCGGGCTACACCGCCCGCGTCGCCGGTACCGAGATCGGCGTGACCGAACCGGAAGCCACCTTCTCGACCTGCTTCGGCGCGCCGTTCATGCCGCGTCACCCGTCGGTCTACGGCAACCTCCTCAAGGAGCGCATCGCCAAGGGCGGCGTGAAGTGCTGGCTGGTCAACACCGGCTGGTCCGGCGGCAAGGCCACGCAGGAAGGCATCAAGCGCATGCCGATCAAGGCCACCCGCGCCCTGCTCAACGCCGCTCTCGACGGCAGCCTCAACAGCGCGACCTTCACCAAGGACCCGAACTTCGGCTTTGAAGTTCCGGTCGAGGTTCCGGGCGTCGACACCAAGCTGCTCGACCCGCGCGGCGCATGGGCCGACGGCGAGGAGTACGACAAGACGGCGCAGGAACTCGTGCGCAAGTTCGTCGACAACTTCCAGCAGTTCGCCGACCACGTCGACCAGTCGGTCCGCGATGCGGCACCCGTCGCCGCCTGATCGCAAGCGACATCGCTGAAACGCTGCGGGGCTCCTTCGGGGGCCCCGTTTCGTTTGCGCGGACACAATCCCGCAATCTTCGCGAGCTTCGATAACTGTAAGGGGAAAAATCGGTTTTCCCTTTCCTTTCTGCAGGATTAATCGATTTTCCAGCGGATCCGCATGGTTTCATCCCGATGGAGAGGCATCCATGCGAAAGTTTTCAGTTTCCAAGGTCGCCTTGCTGGCGGCAACGATGGCCCCTGCCCTGCTGCCTGCCGCAGCACGCGCCGAAGGCACCGCCGCGCCCGCCGCAACCGCGCCTGCCACCCCCATGTCGAACAGGGACTGGTGGCCCAATCGCCTCGACCTTTCGCCGCTTCGCCAGCACGGCGTTGAATCGAACCCGATGGGCGGCAAGTTCAACTATGCCGAGGAATTCAAGACTCTCGACCTCGCCGCGGTGAAGAAGGACATCGAGGCGCTGATGACGACCTCGCAGGACTGGTGGCCGGCCGACTACGGCCACTACGGTCCGTTCTTCATCCGGATGGCATGGCACAGCGCCGGCACCTATCGCACCGCCGACGGGCGCGGCGGTGCCGGCGGCGGCCAGCAGCGCTTCGAACCGCTCAACTCCTGGCCCGACAACGTCAACCTCGACAAGGCCCGCCGTCTGCTCTGGCCGATCAAGCAGAAGTACGGTCGCAAGATCTCGTGGGCGGACCTCATGGTGTTGACTGGCAACGTCGCGCTCGAATCGATGGGCTTCAAGACCTTCGGGTTCGCGGGTGGCCGCGCCGACGACTGGGAGGCCGATCAGGTCTTCTGGGGGCCAGAGAACAAGTGGCTGGCCGACCAGCGCTACCACGGCGACCGGAAGCTCCAGAACCCGCTCGCAGCGGTGCAAATGGGCCTCATCTACGTCAATCCGGAAGGCCCGAACGGCAATCCCGACCCGCTGCTCGCGGCAAAGGACATCCGCGAGACGTTCGGCCGCATGGCCATGAACGACGAAGAGACCGTCGCCCTGATCGCCGGGGGCCACACCTTCGGCAAGGCGCACGGCGCGCGCAAGCCGGAAGGCTGCGTGGGCGTCGATCCGGCGGCCGGAGCCGTCGAGGACCAGGGTCTGGGCTGGAACAACAAGTGCGGCAAGGGCAATGCCGAAGATACCGTGAGCAGCGGCCTCGAAGGCGCGTGGACCGCCAACCCGATCGCCTGGACCACGCAGTACCTCGACAACCTCTATGCGTTCGAATGGGTCCAGACCCGCAGCCCGGCTGGCGCGATCCAGTGGGTGCCCAAGGAGGACGCGACCTTCGTCCCCGACGCACACGTCAAGGACAAGTTGCACAAGCCGATCATGTTCACCACCGATCTCGCGCTGAAGACGGACCCGGCCTATCGCAAGATCACCACGAAGTTCCGCCAGAACCCCGACGCCTTCGCCGATGCCTTCGCCCGCGCATGGTTCAAGCTGACCCACCGCGACATGGGCCCGCGCTGGCGCTATCTCGGCGCGATGGTGCCTGCCGAGGAACTGATCTGGCAGGACCCCGTCCCCAAGGCCACCTACGCCATGATCGACGCGGCCGACGTCTCGGCGCTCAAGGGGCGCATCCTCGCCACCGGGCTCACCGGGCCTGAACTGGTGCGCGCGGCCTGGGCCTCGGCGGCAAGCTTCCGCGGCACCGACATGCGCGGCGGCACCGATGGCGGACGCATCCGCCTCGCTCCGCAGAAGGACTGGGCGGCCAACAATCCGGCGGAACTCGCAAGGGTCCTGAAGGCGCTCGAAGGCGTCGCGACCGAGTTCAACCGCGCCGCAAAGGACGGCAAGAAGGTCTCCGTGGCCAATCTCGTCGTGCTGGGCGGCAATGCCGCAATAGAACAGGCCGCGGCAAAGGCCGGCGTCACGGTCGAGGTGCCGTTCACGCCCGGCCGCACCGACGCGAGCCAAGCCCAGACCGATGTCGCGTCGTTCGAGTTCCTGAAGCCTGCCGCCGATGGCTTCCGCAACTATTACGATGCGTCCGCCAACCGCCTTTCGCCTTCGGAAATGCTGGTCGAACGCGCAAATCTGCTGACGCTTTCGGTGCCGGAAATGACCGTGCTGGTCGGCGGCTTGCGCGCGCTCGATGCCAATGCCGGCGGGGCCAGGCACGGGGTCTTCACCGATCGTCCGGGCACGCTCAGCAACGACTTCTTCGTCAACCTGCTGGGCATGGAGACGAAGTGGCAGAAGGCGGCGACCGACGGCGTCTATGAAGGGCTTGATCGCAAGACCGGCAAGACCAGGTGGACGGCCACCCCCGTCGACCTCGTGTTCGGTTCCAACTCCGAACTGCGGGCGGTCTCTGAAGTCTACGGGTCGGCCGATGCCAACGCGAAGTTCGTCAACGACTTCGTCGCGGCCTGGACCAAGGTCATGAACCTCGGTCGCCCGTCATAAGCCGGAAAGTGAAGGGCGGTTCCGCAAAGGAGCCGCCCTCTTCGGGTCAGGCGAAGAGCGCGCTGGCCCGCAGCAGGTTGTAGGCCTCGACCACTTCCTGCAACCGCCCTTCTTGCGTGCGGTCGCCGCCATTGCGATCCGGGTGGTACTTGCGCACCAGTTCGGAATAGCGGCGGCGCAGCGCGCCCCGGTCGGCATCATAGGCCAGGTGCAGCGCATCGTAGGCCTTGCGCTCATCGGGGCTGATTCCGCGCCGTGCCGCATCGGCGGCCTTCTGGTGATCGTCCCGCCGCGCCCTGGCCCGCCGGGCGATGGCCTCGAGAGGATCGGCATAATCGGCCCAGCGCGGCGCTTGGTCAATCCCCGCATCGGGGCGGAAGGCACGCGTCTCGCGTTCCCACCCGGCGATGGGGGACTGCGCCTTCAGGATTTCCTCCGGCGTCATGCCCGCGAAGAAATCGTATCCCGAATTGAACTGCCGCACGTGTTCCAGGCAGAACCAGCGATAATCGCCCGGCCCGTCGAAGCCCGACGACCGCACGCCGGGCGCGCGGAACTCGCCCGGCTCGTCGCATCCGGGGGCGTTGCATATGCGCCCTGTGCCCTGGACGCGACCGTGGAACTTGTCGTTTCGCATTTGCCTCCCACATGGCGACGGAGCATCAGGAAGGGAAGCCATGACGGGACCAATCGCACAGGAAATCGAACGGCTTCTGGCCGATGCCTTCGCCCCCGCCCATCTCGCGGTCATCAACGACAGCGCCAGCCACGCGGGCCACATGGGCGACGACGGCACCGGCGAATCGCATTTCACGGTGGAGATCGAAAGCGCCGCCTTCGCCGGCCAGTCACGCCTTGCCCGCCAGCGCATGGTCATCAAGGCCCTGGGCGATATCCCCGGCCAGCGCGTCCATGCGCTCGCGATCAAGGCCCGCGCGCCCGGTGAATAACGCACCTGCCTCGCCAACCGAACTCCGTCATGCTGAACTCGTTTCGGCATCCATCTTCCCGCTCGCACCGTCCGCTGATGTCGAGAGATGGACCCTGAAACAAGGTCAGGGTGACGGTTGCGGTAGGGACCAGGTTTGATGACCACCTCCCGCCGCATCCGCCGCGCCGCCCGCATTCTCATCCTCGACGAGCACGACCGCCTCCTGCTCATCCGCTTTGCGCCCAGGGACCGCCGTCCGTTCTGGTGCGGCGTGGGCGGCGAATGCGATCCCGGCGAGGATTTCGCCGTGGCAGCGGTGCGTGAGCTGTTCGAGGAAACGGGCCTCGCGGTGGACCACTGCGGCCCC includes the following:
- a CDS encoding BolA family protein; protein product: MTGPIAQEIERLLADAFAPAHLAVINDSASHAGHMGDDGTGESHFTVEIESAAFAGQSRLARQRMVIKALGDIPGQRVHALAIKARAPGE
- a CDS encoding phosphoenolpyruvate carboxykinase; this translates as MSDTTLNVSLASQGYPEPAELFANLGTAPLVEHAVRNGEGLLCVDGPLVVETGKHTGRSAKDKFIVRDAETENTVWWGKTNVAMSPEHFAALKADFIKALGEKDRLYVADLFGGSQPEHRVKVRVINELAWHNLFIRTLLVRPTTDELASFVPEYTIIDLPSFRADPARHGSRSETVIAVNFTEKLILIGGTAYAGEMKKSVFGILNYLLPVKGVMPMHCSANVGPDGKTAVFFGLSGTGKTTLSADASRTLIGDDEHGWSDTAVFNFEGGCYAKMIRLSAEAEPEIFATTKRFGTVLENVVIDPVTRTIDLDDNSLAENSRGSYPIDFIPNASEENLGPVPANLIFLTADAYGVLPPIARLTPDQAMYHFLSGYTARVAGTEIGVTEPEATFSTCFGAPFMPRHPSVYGNLLKERIAKGGVKCWLVNTGWSGGKATQEGIKRMPIKATRALLNAALDGSLNSATFTKDPNFGFEVPVEVPGVDTKLLDPRGAWADGEEYDKTAQELVRKFVDNFQQFADHVDQSVRDAAPVAA
- a CDS encoding J domain-containing protein, whose translation is MRNDKFHGRVQGTGRICNAPGCDEPGEFRAPGVRSSGFDGPGDYRWFCLEHVRQFNSGYDFFAGMTPEEILKAQSPIAGWERETRAFRPDAGIDQAPRWADYADPLEAIARRARARRDDHQKAADAARRGISPDERKAYDALHLAYDADRGALRRRYSELVRKYHPDRNGGDRTQEGRLQEVVEAYNLLRASALFA
- the katG gene encoding catalase/peroxidase HPI: MRKFSVSKVALLAATMAPALLPAAARAEGTAAPAATAPATPMSNRDWWPNRLDLSPLRQHGVESNPMGGKFNYAEEFKTLDLAAVKKDIEALMTTSQDWWPADYGHYGPFFIRMAWHSAGTYRTADGRGGAGGGQQRFEPLNSWPDNVNLDKARRLLWPIKQKYGRKISWADLMVLTGNVALESMGFKTFGFAGGRADDWEADQVFWGPENKWLADQRYHGDRKLQNPLAAVQMGLIYVNPEGPNGNPDPLLAAKDIRETFGRMAMNDEETVALIAGGHTFGKAHGARKPEGCVGVDPAAGAVEDQGLGWNNKCGKGNAEDTVSSGLEGAWTANPIAWTTQYLDNLYAFEWVQTRSPAGAIQWVPKEDATFVPDAHVKDKLHKPIMFTTDLALKTDPAYRKITTKFRQNPDAFADAFARAWFKLTHRDMGPRWRYLGAMVPAEELIWQDPVPKATYAMIDAADVSALKGRILATGLTGPELVRAAWASAASFRGTDMRGGTDGGRIRLAPQKDWAANNPAELARVLKALEGVATEFNRAAKDGKKVSVANLVVLGGNAAIEQAAAKAGVTVEVPFTPGRTDASQAQTDVASFEFLKPAADGFRNYYDASANRLSPSEMLVERANLLTLSVPEMTVLVGGLRALDANAGGARHGVFTDRPGTLSNDFFVNLLGMETKWQKAATDGVYEGLDRKTGKTRWTATPVDLVFGSNSELRAVSEVYGSADANAKFVNDFVAAWTKVMNLGRPS
- a CDS encoding response regulator transcription factor, which produces MVTPQSVRPEAPDAPRTIALVDDDRNILTTVSIALQTEGFATRLYNDGDTALKAMLENPPDLAVCDIKMPRMDGLELLRRLREKSELPLIFLTSKDDEADEALGLSMGADDYIAKPFSQRLLVARIKAILRRSEIVRREAEEEQPGEPLPEPIRRGRLVMDPARHAVTWNDAPVSLTVTEFLILEALAVRPGVVKTRNQLMDAAYHDDVFVDDRTIDSHIKRLRRKFRVADPAFGAIETLYGAGYSFAEE